A window of the Coprobacter fastidiosus genome harbors these coding sequences:
- a CDS encoding glycoside hydrolase: protein MNIKKLLVLIALTLPSWLLAQNYADYKLYASYNFEQGTAEDNLSNTSMELKGARIVDDPVRGKVLSFDRVKSQYAVITPAPVIGDTLSLSFWYKRSSFDSDGAWKQIFEFYSSTNGSNIYLMPMYENTSSSAIVCDAKSFNEGVWETLYGSQIEKNNTWHHIALVVAGVSWNYYLDGKKVGSRKILSLISLLDLTHLYFGVNPDRSPYPSTGSIDDVNIYHYPLSASQVAQIYAGEAITEPLPEGPITFLFDNDLKEEGGRITIEGSGYSFEEDSQRGQVVKLEAGGQLQFSDNIIPDEASTLNFLYKKESIDDADHGKYIYRAFKDENNGYGLKIKVDGDAAYVVLETIVEGEKTETVGSELLESGKWNAISVVHAIDDSESVMYIYQNGKQTAVKVAVNPYNLGLDKWFLGSTVASESAGGLYDELMVDDYAMDVEDVAYYYSSTLMSPVEITVNCSNKYQTIRNFGSSDAWDTDLLGRYWPEAKKNRLAELLFSKELDENGNPKGIGLSCWRFNIGSGSAEQGEDSKISKPSRRTECFLNPDGTYTWERQTGQLWFLRKAALEYGVEDLLGFMNSPPIYMTKHGYAYNEEKKWNYILAEDKYDDYALFAAEVVDHFDKEGIHFDYISPMNEPQYAWNDGEQEGSPATDQEIADVIKAMSSAFAAKQLTTQLTFAEAGSLSRSMSQIPKFWGSEQSAMKVAGLPNVSNIVSAHSYWDDTNAERMYNTRVKFREKLNTTNTDLEYFQSEYSLLDNGYTWGHPGSHGGNLREIECAMSLARMLHVDLVVANATGWHWWTTFAPANHYGESRFALIEAQTTKDLTDGFFSDTKLLYTLGQYSRFVRPGMKRVEAKRSDNLSVVDALKNDMYSSYINEATQQVVIIATNSRTVKRPFTFKVENISGNTDLEFTPYVTSEGDNMKAYPKIKEGDVFKIPPLSVVTFVSGSGDISSVTTVKEEDKNRDIHIQPNPVRDEVTVSSGSSIKNVTLYDVYGKLVYRQSDINEKICKLSLSGLLPGMYVVKVETDNGCKTQKMIKK from the coding sequence ATGAATATTAAGAAGTTATTAGTACTTATTGCTTTGACTTTGCCGAGTTGGCTATTGGCTCAAAATTATGCGGATTATAAATTGTATGCATCCTATAATTTTGAACAAGGTACGGCCGAGGACAACCTGTCCAATACGAGCATGGAGTTAAAAGGGGCGAGGATCGTCGATGATCCTGTTCGAGGAAAGGTACTTTCATTCGACAGGGTTAAGTCCCAGTATGCGGTAATAACTCCTGCACCTGTCATAGGAGATACGTTGTCACTTTCTTTCTGGTATAAACGCAGTTCTTTCGATTCGGATGGAGCTTGGAAACAGATTTTTGAATTTTATAGTTCCACTAATGGCAGCAATATTTATTTGATGCCTATGTATGAAAATACGTCATCTTCTGCTATTGTTTGCGATGCTAAATCTTTTAATGAAGGTGTTTGGGAGACGCTGTACGGCTCTCAAATAGAAAAGAACAATACATGGCATCATATTGCGTTGGTAGTTGCCGGAGTTTCTTGGAATTATTATCTGGACGGTAAGAAAGTAGGTTCGAGAAAGATCTTGTCTCTTATATCTTTGTTGGATCTGACACATCTTTATTTCGGTGTTAATCCCGATCGTTCACCGTACCCGAGCACCGGATCGATAGATGATGTCAACATCTATCATTATCCGTTGAGTGCGAGTCAGGTAGCTCAAATATATGCGGGCGAAGCCATAACGGAGCCTCTTCCGGAAGGCCCTATAACTTTCCTTTTCGATAATGATTTGAAAGAGGAAGGCGGACGCATCACTATCGAGGGGTCAGGATATTCATTTGAAGAGGATTCACAGAGGGGTCAGGTGGTAAAGTTGGAAGCAGGCGGACAGTTGCAGTTTTCCGATAATATCATTCCCGATGAAGCTTCGACGTTGAATTTTCTGTATAAGAAAGAATCTATTGACGATGCAGATCATGGCAAATATATTTATCGGGCTTTTAAGGATGAAAACAACGGTTATGGCCTTAAGATAAAGGTTGACGGGGATGCAGCCTATGTGGTTTTGGAGACCATCGTAGAAGGGGAGAAGACCGAGACGGTGGGCAGTGAGCTTTTAGAGTCCGGGAAATGGAATGCAATAAGTGTAGTGCATGCGATAGATGATTCTGAAAGTGTTATGTATATATACCAAAATGGTAAGCAGACGGCTGTAAAGGTAGCGGTAAATCCTTATAATTTAGGTCTTGATAAATGGTTTTTAGGTAGTACTGTTGCATCAGAGAGTGCCGGAGGGCTTTATGATGAGTTGATGGTCGATGATTATGCGATGGATGTCGAAGATGTTGCCTATTACTATTCATCAACGCTTATGTCTCCGGTCGAAATAACCGTCAATTGTTCAAATAAATATCAGACAATACGGAATTTCGGATCGTCAGATGCTTGGGATACGGATTTATTGGGACGTTACTGGCCTGAAGCGAAGAAGAATCGTTTAGCTGAACTGCTGTTCAGTAAAGAGCTGGATGAAAACGGAAATCCGAAAGGGATAGGCCTCTCTTGCTGGCGGTTCAATATCGGTTCGGGTTCGGCAGAACAAGGTGAGGATAGTAAAATATCAAAACCTAGTAGGCGTACCGAATGTTTCTTGAATCCCGATGGAACTTATACATGGGAGAGACAGACCGGGCAGCTCTGGTTTCTTAGAAAGGCGGCATTGGAATATGGCGTAGAAGACCTTTTAGGATTTATGAATTCTCCTCCTATATATATGACGAAGCATGGGTATGCTTATAATGAAGAAAAAAAATGGAATTATATTCTTGCGGAAGATAAATACGACGATTATGCGTTGTTTGCAGCAGAGGTTGTCGATCATTTTGACAAGGAGGGTATTCATTTCGATTATATCAGTCCGATGAATGAACCACAATATGCTTGGAATGATGGAGAACAGGAGGGATCGCCGGCCACCGATCAGGAGATTGCAGATGTGATAAAGGCTATGAGCAGTGCGTTTGCGGCAAAACAGTTGACGACGCAGTTGACTTTTGCAGAGGCTGGTTCTCTTAGTCGTTCGATGTCCCAAATTCCGAAATTCTGGGGAAGTGAGCAGTCGGCGATGAAAGTAGCGGGATTGCCGAATGTTTCTAATATCGTATCTGCACATAGTTATTGGGATGATACTAATGCTGAAAGGATGTATAATACCCGTGTCAAATTTCGCGAAAAGTTGAATACAACAAATACTGATTTGGAATATTTTCAGTCGGAGTACAGCCTTTTGGATAATGGATATACTTGGGGACATCCCGGTAGTCATGGCGGGAATCTTCGTGAGATAGAGTGTGCTATGTCTCTTGCCCGTATGCTGCATGTCGATCTGGTGGTAGCTAATGCTACCGGGTGGCATTGGTGGACAACTTTTGCGCCAGCCAATCATTATGGAGAAAGCCGTTTCGCCCTGATCGAAGCCCAAACGACTAAAGATCTTACGGATGGTTTTTTTAGCGATACAAAGCTTCTTTACACATTAGGACAATATTCCCGATTCGTACGTCCTGGAATGAAGCGGGTGGAAGCGAAACGGTCAGATAATTTAAGTGTTGTCGATGCGTTGAAGAACGATATGTATTCTTCGTACATTAATGAAGCAACGCAGCAAGTCGTAATTATTGCGACAAATTCGAGAACTGTGAAAAGACCGTTTACGTTTAAGGTAGAGAATATATCCGGTAATACAGACTTGGAGTTTACTCCTTATGTGACTTCAGAGGGTGACAATATGAAAGCTTATCCTAAGATTAAAGAAGGCGATGTGTTTAAGATACCCCCTCTTTCAGTGGTGACATTTGTGTCGGGTTCAGGAGATATTTCTTCTGTTACAACGGTAAAGGAGGAAGATAAGAATAGGGATATTCATATTCAGCCGAATCCTGTTAGGGATGAAGTTACGGTTAGTAGTGGAAGTTCTATAAAAAATGTCACTTTATATGATGTTTACGGAAAACTTGTTTACCGGCAATCGGATATAAATGAAAAAATCTGTAAATTATCTTTGTCTGGCTTATTACCGGGAATGTATGTTGTAAAAGTGGAGACAGATAACGGTTGTAAAACACAAAAGATGATAAAAAAATGA
- a CDS encoding glycoside hydrolase, translating to MDVKKLLILIALTLPGWLLAQNYADYKLYASYNFEQGTAEDNQSNTSMELKGARIVDDPVRGKVLSFDRVKSQYAVITPAPVIGDTLSLSFWYKRSSFDGDELWKQIFEFYSSTNGSNIYLMPIYGYDDNSSGIVSCANKINNGIWEPLYGPRIEKDNTWHHIALVVAGVSWNYYLDGKKVGSKKILAPISLLDLTHLYFGVNPDRSPHPSTGSIDDVNIYHYPLSASQVAQIYAGEAITEPLPEGPITFLFDNDLKEEGGRITIEGSGYSFEEDSQRGQVVKLEAGGQLQFSDNIIPDEASTLNFLYKKESIDDADHGKYIYRAFKDENNGYGLKIKVDGDAAYVVLETIVEGEKTETVGSELLESGKWNAISVVHAVTPRIIIRVYQNGKQTAAKVAVNPYNLGLDKWFLGSTVASESAGGLYDELMVDDYAMDVEDVAYYYSSTLMSPVEVTVDCSNKYQTIRNFGSSDAWNADWLGRLWPEAKKNRLAELLFSKELDENGNPKGMGLSCWRFNIGSGSATQGDDAGMGDSKRTECFLNPDGTYTWERQTGQLWFLRKAALEYGVEDLLGFMNSPPIYMTKHGYAYNKDNGSNYILAEDKYDDYALFAAEVVDHFDKEGIHFDYISPMNEPQYAWAGGQEGSPATDQEIADVIKAMSSAFAAKQLTTQLTFAEAGFLGSAESQIPKFWGNEQPTMKVAGLPNVSNIVSAHSYWADQDAQGMYDTRVNFRKAMDAVNPPLEYFQSEYSLLDGGYSWGHPGSEGGFSEIECAISLARMLHVDLVVANATGWHWWTTFESGSHYGESRFALIEAPTVEGLNDGFIHGTKLLYTLGQYSRFVRPGMKRVEAKRSDNLSVVDALKNDMYSSYINEATQQVVIIATNSRTVKRPFTFKVENISGNTDLEFTPYVTSEGDNMKAYPKIKEGDVFKIPPLSVVTFVSGSGDISSVTTVKEEDKNRDIHIQPNPVRDEVTVSSGSPMKNVTLYDVYGKLVYRQSDINEKICKLSLSGLLPGMYVVKVETDNGCKTQKMIKK from the coding sequence ATGGATGTAAAGAAACTGTTGATACTTATTGCTTTGACTTTGCCGGGTTGGCTATTGGCTCAAAATTATGCGGATTATAAATTGTATGCATCCTATAATTTTGAACAAGGTACGGCTGAGGACAACCAGTCCAATACGAGTATGGAGCTAAAAGGGGCGAGAATAGTCGATGATCCTGTTCGAGGAAAAGTGCTTTCATTCGACAGGGTTAAGTCTCAGTATGCAGTGATAACGCCTGCACCTGTCATAGGAGATACGTTGTCACTTTCTTTCTGGTATAAACGCAGCTCTTTCGATGGAGATGAGCTATGGAAACAGATTTTTGAATTTTATAGTTCCACTAATGGCAGCAATATTTATTTGATGCCGATATACGGGTATGATGATAATTCAAGTGGTATTGTTTCCTGTGCCAATAAGATCAATAATGGTATTTGGGAGCCGTTATATGGTCCTCGAATAGAAAAGGATAATACATGGCATCATATTGCGTTGGTAGTTGCCGGAGTTTCTTGGAATTATTATCTGGACGGTAAGAAAGTTGGTTCGAAAAAGATCTTAGCTCCTATATCTTTGTTGGATCTGACACATCTTTATTTCGGTGTTAATCCCGATCGTTCACCGCATCCAAGCACCGGATCGATAGATGATGTCAACATCTATCATTATCCGTTGAGTGCGAGTCAGGTAGCTCAAATATATGCGGGCGAAGCCATAACGGAGCCTCTTCCGGAAGGCCCTATAACTTTCCTTTTCGATAATGATTTGAAAGAGGAAGGCGGACGCATCACTATCGAGGGGTCAGGATATTCATTTGAAGAGGATTCACAGAGGGGTCAGGTGGTAAAGTTGGAAGCAGGCGGACAGTTGCAGTTTTCCGATAATATCATTCCCGATGAAGCTTCGACGTTGAATTTTCTGTATAAGAAAGAATCTATTGACGATGCAGATCATGGCAAATATATTTATCGGGCTTTTAAGGATGAAAACAACGGTTATGGCCTTAAGATAAAGGTTGACGGGGATGCAGCCTATGTGGTTTTGGAGACCATCGTAGAAGGGGAGAAGACCGAGACGGTGGGCAGTGAGCTTTTAGAGTCCGGGAAATGGAATGCAATAAGTGTGGTGCATGCGGTAACCCCCAGAATCATTATACGCGTTTATCAGAACGGTAAGCAGACGGCAGCGAAAGTAGCGGTAAATCCTTATAATTTAGGTCTTGATAAATGGTTTTTAGGTAGTACTGTTGCATCAGAGAGTGCCGGAGGGCTTTATGATGAGTTGATGGTCGATGATTATGCGATGGATGTCGAAGATGTTGCCTATTACTATTCATCAACGCTTATGTCTCCGGTCGAAGTAACCGTCGACTGTTCAAATAAATATCAGACAATACGGAATTTCGGATCGTCTGATGCCTGGAATGCCGATTGGTTGGGGCGGCTTTGGCCTGAAGCGAAGAAGAATCGTTTAGCTGAACTGCTGTTCAGTAAAGAGCTGGATGAAAACGGAAATCCGAAAGGGATGGGCCTCTCTTGCTGGCGGTTCAATATCGGTTCGGGTTCGGCAACGCAAGGCGATGATGCAGGAATGGGCGATTCGAAACGTACCGAATGTTTTTTGAATCCCGATGGAACTTATACATGGGAGAGACAGACCGGGCAGCTCTGGTTTCTTAGAAAGGCGGCATTGGAATATGGCGTAGAAGACCTTTTAGGATTTATGAATTCTCCTCCTATATATATGACGAAACACGGTTATGCTTATAATAAAGATAATGGATCAAACTATATTCTTGCGGAAGATAAATACGACGATTATGCGTTATTTGCAGCAGAGGTTGTCGATCATTTTGACAAGGAGGGTATTCATTTCGATTATATCAGCCCGATGAATGAGCCACAGTATGCTTGGGCAGGAGGGCAAGAAGGATCACCGGCTACCGATCAGGAGATTGCAGATGTGATAAAGGCTATGAGCAGTGCGTTTGCGGCAAAACAGTTGACGACACAGTTGACTTTCGCAGAAGCCGGTTTTCTTGGTAGTGCAGAGTCTCAGATTCCGAAATTTTGGGGGAATGAACAGCCGACGATGAAAGTAGCGGGATTGCCGAATGTTTCTAATATCGTATCTGCACATAGTTATTGGGCAGATCAGGATGCTCAGGGCATGTATGATACCCGCGTTAATTTTAGGAAAGCTATGGATGCCGTGAATCCTCCACTCGAATATTTTCAGTCGGAGTACAGTCTTTTGGACGGCGGATACAGTTGGGGGCATCCAGGTTCAGAAGGGGGATTCAGTGAAATAGAATGTGCCATCTCCCTGGCCCGTATGCTGCATGTCGATCTGGTGGTAGCTAATGCTACCGGGTGGCATTGGTGGACAACTTTTGAATCGGGTAGTCATTACGGAGAAAGCCGCTTTGCTTTAATTGAAGCTCCGACGGTAGAAGGTCTTAATGATGGCTTTATTCACGGAACAAAACTTCTTTACACATTAGGACAATATTCCCGATTCGTACGTCCTGGAATGAAGCGGGTGGAAGCGAAACGGTCAGATAATTTAAGTGTTGTCGATGCGTTGAAGAACGATATGTATTCTTCGTACATTAATGAAGCAACGCAGCAAGTCGTAATTATTGCGACAAATTCGAGAACTGTGAAAAGACCGTTTACGTTTAAGGTAGAGAATATATCCGGTAATACAGACTTGGAGTTTACTCCTTATGTGACTTCAGAGGGTGACAATATGAAAGCTTATCCTAAGATTAAAGAAGGCGATGTGTTTAAGATACCCCCTCTTTCAGTGGTGACATTTGTGTCGGGTTCAGGAGATATTTCTTCTGTTACAACGGTAAAGGAGGAAGATAAGAATAGGGATATTCATATTCAGCCGAATCCTGTTAGGGATGAAGTTACGGTTAGTAGTGGAAGTCCTATGAAAAATGTCACTTTATATGATGTTTACGGAAAACTTGTTTACCGGCAATCGGATATAAATGAAAAAATCTGTAAATTATCTTTGTCTGGCTTATTACCGGGAATGTATGTTGTAAAAGTGGAGACAGATAATGGTTGTAAAACACAAAAGATGATAAAGAAATGA
- a CDS encoding hybrid sensor histidine kinase/response regulator transcription factor, protein MKILLISLGIIISTFLYSQNHYVKQLGIEQGLSNNYVVNITQDKDGFLWFATEEGLNKFDGSRFINYYKHTNHLSGNELNCIYADPSEPIIWIATQRAGMNAYNYEKNELTVFSHNDSIPSSLITNDVTHISPAKDGNLWLSTYYRGIEYFNKNTGEFVHFNTNTFPDLPSNNTWTVLEDENGNIYIGHVKHGMSIISLKSKSIKNFRHNPQNRNSIPGNRVNCIYKDNSNNIWVGTEKGAALFDPKTEQFFPINQFTNIPSISAVFDIRQMDNDKIWIATELNGIFIIDTKHQYYLSQNQINPEHITVGSDNYSLSNPTVRCLFQDSFKNVWIGTYGGGVDFIGHIPPFFRTYSYSPIEEYKNNLNNRIVLSLCIDKNNKLWIGTDGGGINVFEKGNRTAIYTEENKNLSHNSVTSEYCDSQNNIWIGTFMGGVDVYNNEKNTFSHINLKEATTHDARCFYEDQEHNMWIGTSSGIFIVNTQTQENTHHYTTINSPLPENMIRSIVQDNKGQIWVGTFGQGLSVFTKNMHLIGHFNENNGFCSNCINHIFKDSKNRIWIATGDGLACFAANENRKYKVYNRQDGIHNAHIRAITEDNEGNIWFSTNAGISCYTADTEQFINYNYFEKVPMGNFASAAVAKDENGIIYFGSINGARYFDPSAVLSKRKVSPIIITEIKVFDGQSTYKDNNTINFYGQDNKGIKLTYKQNTFNLTYSVQDHSQANLVDYAYRLKGFDDSWYTVDENTVLFRNIPPGEYEFQIKARIRNQEWTEEINTLPIHITPPIWLSWWAKTLYLIFAGCIFFCLFRLYKKKMDMQLLYELEKKNHEQEEELNNERLRFFTNITHELRTPLTLILGPLEDLQEDKDLLPYQQKKISIIHNSAIRLLNLINQILEFRKTETQNKKLCVSKDNLAALVTEVGLKYKELNPKKNIEFNIAIESDPLPLYFDKEIITIILDNLISNAIKYTEKGYINISLYTIRKNNTDYAEIRVSDTGQGIPSEELPHIFERYYQAKNDRQVSGTGIGLALVKNLVKLHQGEIHAESILGKGSSFRFSLIINNIYPNALHTDSKEKEQNSNHDTESAEDSMLNNNISGEKPILLVVEDNPDICEYISESFSDSFEVITAEEGEAGYRMAISQIPDIIVTDIMMAGMDGITFCKIIKGDVRTSHIPVIMLTAKDSLQNKEEGYLAGADSYLTKPFSASLLRSRIHNLLESRKKLANQFSNNLNINSDKSIILHESLNQLDNEFIQKITQIIEDNLKSEKIDVTYLADKLCMSKSTLYRKIKALTGISTNEYVRKIKMQNAEKLMLEGRYTISEIAFRVGMNSPVYFRQCFKEEFGISPSEYLKHLKSK, encoded by the coding sequence ATGAAAATTTTATTAATAAGTCTCGGTATTATTATTTCCACTTTCTTATATTCCCAAAACCATTATGTCAAACAATTGGGAATAGAACAAGGTCTATCAAACAACTATGTCGTAAATATTACTCAAGATAAAGACGGATTTTTATGGTTTGCTACCGAAGAAGGTCTAAATAAATTTGACGGCAGTCGTTTTATTAATTATTATAAACATACCAATCATCTCAGTGGGAACGAATTGAACTGTATTTATGCCGACCCCTCAGAGCCTATTATATGGATAGCTACTCAACGAGCGGGAATGAACGCTTATAATTATGAAAAAAACGAATTAACCGTATTCTCACATAACGATTCGATACCCAGCAGCCTCATTACAAACGATGTCACACACATCTCCCCTGCAAAAGACGGGAATCTATGGCTCAGTACTTACTATCGGGGAATAGAATATTTCAATAAAAATACCGGAGAGTTCGTTCATTTCAATACCAACACATTCCCCGATTTACCCTCCAATAATACTTGGACTGTATTAGAAGATGAAAACGGGAATATATATATCGGGCATGTAAAACACGGAATGAGTATTATTTCTTTGAAATCCAAAAGCATAAAGAATTTCAGACATAATCCCCAAAATAGGAACAGCATACCCGGTAACCGAGTTAATTGCATATACAAAGATAATTCGAATAACATTTGGGTAGGAACTGAAAAAGGTGCAGCCTTATTCGACCCGAAAACAGAGCAATTTTTCCCTATAAATCAATTTACAAATATACCTTCAATATCTGCTGTTTTTGATATTCGTCAAATGGATAATGACAAAATCTGGATAGCTACAGAGCTAAATGGAATTTTTATCATAGATACCAAACACCAATATTATCTATCACAAAACCAGATCAACCCCGAACATATCACAGTAGGAAGCGATAATTACAGTTTATCCAATCCGACAGTAAGATGTTTATTTCAAGACTCTTTTAAAAATGTATGGATCGGGACTTACGGAGGAGGTGTTGATTTTATCGGTCATATTCCTCCATTTTTTAGAACTTATAGTTATTCTCCGATCGAAGAGTATAAAAACAACCTCAACAACAGAATCGTACTGAGCCTATGTATTGATAAAAATAATAAATTATGGATCGGCACTGACGGCGGAGGAATTAATGTTTTTGAAAAAGGCAATCGTACAGCCATTTACACCGAAGAAAACAAAAATTTAAGCCATAATTCTGTTACAAGTGAATATTGCGATTCACAAAATAATATATGGATAGGTACATTCATGGGAGGTGTAGATGTCTATAACAACGAGAAAAATACTTTTTCCCATATCAACTTAAAAGAAGCTACGACTCATGACGCCCGTTGTTTTTATGAAGACCAGGAACACAACATGTGGATAGGGACTAGTTCCGGAATATTCATCGTCAATACTCAAACTCAAGAAAATACACATCATTATACTACAATAAATTCTCCTCTTCCTGAAAATATGATACGTAGTATTGTTCAGGATAATAAAGGTCAAATATGGGTCGGCACTTTCGGACAAGGATTGTCTGTTTTCACAAAAAATATGCATCTTATCGGTCACTTCAATGAAAATAACGGATTTTGTTCCAATTGTATAAATCATATTTTCAAAGATTCAAAAAACAGAATTTGGATAGCAACCGGAGACGGATTAGCTTGTTTTGCTGCTAACGAAAACCGAAAATATAAAGTTTATAACCGGCAAGACGGCATTCATAATGCTCACATCCGGGCAATTACCGAAGACAATGAAGGAAATATCTGGTTTAGCACCAATGCCGGCATAAGCTGTTACACGGCAGACACCGAACAATTTATAAATTACAATTATTTCGAAAAAGTCCCGATGGGTAATTTTGCCAGTGCAGCCGTAGCCAAAGACGAAAACGGAATTATTTATTTCGGATCTATAAATGGAGCTCGTTATTTTGATCCGAGCGCAGTTCTAAGCAAACGTAAAGTATCACCTATTATCATTACCGAAATAAAAGTATTTGACGGACAATCTACATATAAAGATAATAATACTATAAATTTTTATGGACAAGATAATAAAGGTATAAAATTGACTTATAAACAAAATACTTTTAATCTAACATACAGTGTACAAGATCATTCCCAAGCTAATTTAGTTGACTATGCATATCGCTTAAAAGGGTTTGATGACTCATGGTACACTGTTGATGAAAATACAGTATTATTCCGTAATATTCCTCCGGGAGAATATGAATTCCAAATAAAAGCCAGGATTCGTAACCAAGAATGGACTGAGGAAATCAATACTCTCCCGATACATATTACACCACCGATTTGGTTATCTTGGTGGGCAAAAACACTTTATCTTATTTTTGCAGGATGCATCTTTTTCTGTCTTTTCAGACTTTATAAGAAAAAAATGGATATGCAACTTTTGTATGAGTTGGAAAAGAAAAATCACGAACAAGAAGAAGAACTGAATAACGAACGGTTACGTTTCTTTACTAACATCACACACGAATTGCGCACACCGTTAACTTTAATTTTAGGCCCTTTGGAAGATTTGCAAGAAGATAAAGATCTGCTCCCGTATCAACAAAAAAAGATATCAATCATTCATAATAGTGCCATTCGACTTTTAAATTTAATCAACCAAATACTCGAATTTCGCAAAACAGAGACACAAAACAAAAAACTTTGTGTAAGTAAAGATAACCTTGCTGCATTGGTTACAGAAGTCGGTCTCAAATACAAAGAACTGAATCCTAAGAAAAATATTGAATTCAACATTGCGATCGAAAGTGATCCTCTCCCCTTATATTTCGATAAAGAGATCATAACGATAATACTCGACAATTTAATTTCAAATGCCATAAAATATACGGAGAAAGGTTATATCAACATATCTCTTTATACTATCCGAAAAAATAATACAGATTATGCAGAAATCAGAGTTTCCGATACAGGACAAGGCATTCCTTCCGAAGAGTTGCCTCATATCTTTGAAAGATATTATCAAGCCAAGAATGACCGTCAAGTATCGGGTACCGGTATAGGGTTGGCTTTAGTAAAAAATCTTGTTAAGTTACATCAAGGAGAAATACATGCAGAAAGTATTCTCGGGAAAGGTAGTAGTTTCAGATTTTCTCTTATCATAAACAATATATATCCGAATGCCCTTCATACAGACTCCAAAGAAAAAGAACAAAACAGTAACCACGATACAGAATCTGCCGAAGATAGTATGCTTAACAATAACATTTCCGGAGAAAAACCCATTTTATTAGTAGTAGAAGACAATCCCGATATATGCGAATATATATCTGAATCATTCTCCGATTCATTCGAAGTCATTACTGCAGAAGAAGGTGAGGCTGGTTATCGTATGGCAATCTCTCAAATTCCCGACATTATAGTAACAGATATTATGATGGCCGGTATGGATGGAATCACTTTTTGTAAAATCATAAAAGGGGATGTACGCACAAGCCATATTCCGGTTATAATGCTCACAGCAAAGGACTCTTTACAGAATAAAGAAGAAGGTTATCTAGCCGGTGCAGACTCGTATTTGACAAAACCTTTCAGTGCGAGTTTATTGAGAAGCCGTATTCATAATTTATTAGAATCCCGTAAAAAACTGGCTAATCAGTTCAGTAACAACCTAAACATCAATTCCGATAAAAGTATAATACTTCACGAATCTCTAAACCAACTTGATAATGAATTTATACAAAAGATCACACAAATCATCGAAGACAATCTTAAATCAGAAAAAATAGATGTTACCTACCTTGCAGATAAACTATGCATGAGCAAATCTACTCTTTACCGGAAAATAAAAGCCTTAACCGGAATCTCGACAAATGAGTATGTACGAAAGATAAAAATGCAAAATGCAGAAAAACTAATGTTGGAAGGCAGATACACGATTTCTGAAATAGCTTTTAGAGTAGGAATGAATAGTCCCGTCTATTTCAGACAATGTTTCAAAGAAGAATTCGGAATATCCCCATCAGAATATTTAAAGCATTTGAAAAGTAAATAA